A single Streptomyces sp. NBC_01381 DNA region contains:
- a CDS encoding MarR family winged helix-turn-helix transcriptional regulator, whose amino-acid sequence MSKASPGPTPGFLVWRLANKWRVAVDRAVAPLGLTHAQYSLVASLYGMQRTGERPSQRRLADHTGLEALYVSKLARALESAGLIERTRDPRDPRAVQLALTEQGQAVTRQAISVVQELLQQLLEPLGGLDAERTRAFTDELKTLLDAPLAPSRPNDESTQGTPP is encoded by the coding sequence ATGAGCAAGGCTTCACCGGGTCCCACGCCCGGCTTCCTGGTATGGCGACTCGCCAACAAGTGGCGCGTCGCGGTCGATCGCGCGGTCGCTCCACTGGGCCTCACCCACGCGCAGTACTCACTGGTCGCCTCGCTGTACGGCATGCAGCGCACCGGCGAGCGGCCCAGCCAGCGCCGGCTCGCCGACCACACCGGCCTGGAGGCGCTGTACGTATCGAAGCTGGCGCGTGCGCTGGAGTCGGCCGGGCTGATCGAGCGCACCCGGGATCCCCGCGATCCGCGTGCCGTCCAGCTGGCCCTCACCGAGCAGGGCCAGGCCGTCACGCGGCAGGCCATCTCGGTGGTCCAGGAACTGCTTCAGCAGTTGCTGGAGCCGCTCGGCGGGCTCGACGCCGAGCGGACGCGCGCGTTCACCGACGAACTGAAGACCCTGCTCGACGCACCTCTCGCTCCATCCCGACCGAACGACGAGAGCACTCAGGGGACACCACCATGA
- a CDS encoding endonuclease/exonuclease/phosphatase family protein: MTRTSTAGAADTANAADTTVTAATAETGQGGSGTWRTRIRRAIRAFSRPEPWKRGPLLAATALLLGLLLLLHPRIPNRIGGIGSLVESLLPWLGLFVPVLLAAGLWRRSASAVVALLLPVAVWLNLFGGLLTDKSHSGGDLTVVSHNVGAENPDPSGTARDLAASGADLLALEEITPRARGAYEKELAKTYPHHTVQGTVGLWSKLPLSDTRPVDTQQDVGPLGDTKPADVKLASNRALRTTVATDQGPLAVYVAHLGSVRVMPRSGFWTESRDRNAQALAEAVAAERNERVVLLGDLNGTTDDRAFAGITSRLHSVQDAAGDGFGFSWPARFPVARIDQILVRGVQPASAWTLPATGSDHLPVAAGISW, encoded by the coding sequence ATGACGCGGACGAGCACGGCGGGCGCTGCCGACACTGCGAACGCGGCGGACACGACAGTTACGGCAGCCACGGCGGAGACAGGACAGGGCGGCTCCGGCACCTGGCGCACGCGCATCCGCCGGGCGATCCGCGCCTTCTCCCGCCCGGAGCCCTGGAAGCGCGGCCCGCTGCTCGCGGCGACGGCGCTGCTGCTCGGTCTGCTCCTGCTGCTGCACCCGCGGATCCCGAACCGGATCGGGGGCATCGGCAGCCTGGTGGAGTCCCTCCTGCCGTGGCTCGGCCTGTTCGTCCCCGTGCTGCTGGCCGCGGGGCTCTGGCGACGCTCCGCCTCCGCGGTGGTCGCGCTGCTGCTGCCGGTTGCGGTGTGGCTGAACCTCTTCGGCGGGCTGCTCACCGACAAGTCCCACTCGGGCGGCGACCTCACCGTGGTGAGCCACAACGTCGGCGCCGAGAACCCCGACCCGTCCGGCACCGCCCGCGACCTGGCCGCCTCCGGTGCGGACCTGCTGGCGCTGGAGGAGATCACCCCGCGGGCCCGTGGCGCGTACGAGAAGGAACTGGCGAAGACCTACCCGCACCACACGGTGCAGGGCACGGTCGGGCTGTGGAGCAAGCTGCCGCTGTCGGACACGCGGCCGGTCGACACCCAGCAGGACGTCGGGCCGCTGGGTGACACCAAGCCGGCCGATGTCAAGCTGGCCTCCAACCGGGCGCTGCGCACCACGGTGGCCACGGACCAGGGGCCGCTCGCGGTGTACGTGGCCCACCTGGGGTCCGTACGCGTGATGCCCAGGAGCGGCTTCTGGACGGAGAGCCGGGACCGCAACGCGCAGGCGCTCGCCGAGGCCGTCGCCGCCGAGCGGAACGAGCGGGTGGTGCTGCTCGGCGACCTGAACGGCACCACGGACGACCGCGCGTTCGCCGGCATCACCTCGCGGCTGCACTCGGTCCAGGACGCGGCCGGGGACGGCTTCGGCTTCAGCTGGCCGGCGAGGTTCCCGGTGGCGCGGATCGATCAGATCCTGGTCAGGGGCGTGCAGCCGGCGAGCGCGTGGACCCTGCCGGCCACCGGCAGCGACCACTTGCCGGTGGCGGCCGGAATCAGCTGGTGA
- a CDS encoding helix-turn-helix domain-containing protein: protein MSARPNRSTRTKIAPVSVQVCPVGPVVDIVFSRWATPILWTLNEYGRQRFVELERGIEGITPKVLTQRLRQLERDGLVVRTYYPEVPPRAEYEISELGRSLGPLFATLAEWSTANLDRIEQARIDYDEPAERPSAQHP from the coding sequence ATGAGTGCCAGACCGAATCGATCGACGCGGACGAAGATCGCTCCGGTGAGTGTGCAGGTCTGTCCCGTCGGCCCCGTCGTCGACATCGTCTTCAGCCGCTGGGCCACGCCGATCCTCTGGACGCTCAACGAGTACGGCCGCCAGCGCTTCGTCGAGCTGGAGCGGGGCATCGAGGGGATCACCCCCAAGGTGCTGACGCAGCGGCTGCGGCAGCTGGAGCGCGACGGCCTCGTCGTCCGCACCTACTACCCCGAAGTGCCGCCGCGCGCGGAGTACGAGATCAGCGAACTGGGGCGCAGCCTCGGCCCGTTGTTCGCCACGCTCGCCGAGTGGTCCACCGCCAACCTGGACCGGATCGAGCAGGCCCGCATCGACTACGACGAGCCCGCGGAACGGCCGTCGGCTCAAC
- a CDS encoding helix-turn-helix domain-containing protein translates to MSETTGAAEHPPDGGLRETSAGVGPVDHVDTTDALAALLRQLRRRAARRNGGAQLTYRQLAARTGWAHGVIGDYFAGKTLPPTDRFDTLVQLLGATGRELRLLATARDRVEEARRSRLAVGGRTGSPGTDDAGPLPPAPRQLPADVPELLGRGWELDALDVLRPGPRGGGPVVVALDGPGGVGKSALAVHAAHRLADRFPDGQLYADLRGSRHDERPVPPADVLRRFLCALGAPRLYPCRAADAAAAYRTLLTERRVLIVLDNARDAAQVRPLLPAAHGCAVLVTSLGVLAALNGANHLHLTPLRPPESIAVLELWAGQGRLGAERDAAEAIARHCGHLPLALRIAGARLAARPRWPARELAGRLADPARRLAELSFADLDMRAALEAGHRELLTRGPTGRAAALALPLLALEQGELTVAEAAATTGGAPSATEVILEQLLDVQFLESRAPGRYRFHPLTRLFARMLP, encoded by the coding sequence GTGTCTGAGACGACGGGGGCGGCGGAACACCCGCCGGACGGGGGACTGCGGGAGACGTCGGCAGGCGTCGGCCCGGTGGACCACGTGGACACGACGGACGCGCTGGCGGCGTTGCTGCGCCAGCTGCGCAGGCGCGCGGCGCGCAGGAACGGCGGCGCCCAGCTCACCTACCGGCAGCTCGCGGCGCGTACGGGCTGGGCGCACGGGGTGATCGGCGACTACTTCGCGGGCAAGACCCTTCCGCCGACGGACCGCTTCGACACACTGGTCCAGCTGCTCGGCGCGACCGGCCGCGAACTGCGGCTCCTCGCGACGGCCCGCGACCGCGTGGAGGAGGCGCGCCGCTCCCGCCTTGCCGTGGGCGGACGCACGGGCTCACCCGGCACGGACGACGCGGGACCGCTTCCGCCCGCCCCGCGCCAGCTGCCCGCGGATGTCCCTGAACTCCTGGGCCGTGGATGGGAGTTGGACGCGCTCGACGTGCTCCGCCCGGGGCCGCGGGGCGGCGGCCCCGTCGTGGTCGCGCTCGACGGGCCCGGCGGTGTCGGCAAGTCGGCGCTCGCCGTGCATGCCGCCCATCGGCTCGCCGACCGGTTCCCCGACGGTCAGCTCTATGCCGACCTGCGGGGTTCACGCCACGACGAGCGTCCCGTTCCGCCCGCCGACGTCCTGCGGCGATTCCTCTGCGCGCTGGGTGCGCCGAGGCTGTATCCGTGCCGCGCGGCGGACGCGGCGGCGGCCTACCGCACGCTGCTCACCGAGCGCCGGGTCCTGATCGTCCTGGACAACGCCCGCGACGCCGCCCAGGTTCGCCCCCTGCTGCCCGCGGCGCACGGCTGCGCGGTCCTGGTCACCAGCCTCGGTGTCCTCGCCGCCCTGAACGGCGCGAACCACCTCCACCTGACACCGCTGCGGCCCCCCGAGTCCATCGCGGTGCTCGAACTCTGGGCGGGGCAAGGGAGGTTGGGCGCCGAACGTGACGCCGCCGAGGCGATCGCGCGCCACTGCGGTCACCTCCCCCTGGCCCTGCGCATCGCGGGCGCCCGCCTCGCGGCACGCCCCCGCTGGCCGGCGCGGGAACTCGCGGGGCGGCTCGCCGACCCCGCGCGCCGCCTGGCGGAGCTGTCCTTCGCGGACCTGGACATGCGTGCGGCCCTGGAAGCGGGCCACAGAGAGCTGCTGACCCGCGGTCCCACCGGCCGGGCGGCGGCTCTCGCGCTGCCGCTACTGGCCCTGGAACAGGGCGAGTTGACGGTGGCGGAGGCGGCAGCGACCACGGGCGGCGCGCCGTCGGCGACCGAGGTGATCCTGGAGCAGCTGCTCGACGTGCAGTTCCTGGAGTCGCGGGCGCCGGGCCGCTACCGCTTCCACCCGCTGACCCGGCTGTTCGCCCGGATGCTCCCTTGA
- a CDS encoding SDR family NAD(P)-dependent oxidoreductase: MTERRVVIVTGGGTGIGAATARQLRAAGHEVVVSGRRPEPLRRVAEETGALAHPADAADPAAVAGLVQAATETYGRLDGLVLNAGIGRSGAVGDISDEDWDAVLRTNLTGPFQLLRAALPHLLDARGSVVAVASVAALRNGVANAAYATSKAALLQLCRSLAVDYGKDGLRANTVCPSWIRTEMADRRMNRFAEEAGLGDGGADAAYEEATRLVPAGRPGQPEEVAEAITWLLSPAASFVNGATLTVDGGVTAVDPGTAAFDFSIAPRGGGAGQAGNAGQAGNAG; encoded by the coding sequence ATGACAGAGCGCAGAGTTGTCATCGTCACGGGTGGCGGGACGGGCATCGGTGCCGCCACCGCCCGGCAGTTGCGCGCGGCCGGGCACGAGGTGGTCGTCTCCGGGCGTCGCCCCGAGCCGTTGCGCCGCGTCGCCGAGGAGACCGGGGCGCTCGCCCACCCCGCCGACGCCGCTGATCCCGCGGCCGTCGCGGGACTCGTCCAGGCGGCCACCGAGACCTACGGACGCCTCGACGGTCTGGTGCTCAACGCCGGGATCGGCCGCAGCGGAGCGGTCGGCGACATCTCCGACGAGGACTGGGACGCGGTCCTGCGCACCAACCTCACCGGCCCCTTCCAACTGCTGCGCGCCGCGCTGCCGCACCTCCTTGACGCGCGCGGCTCGGTGGTCGCCGTCGCCTCGGTCGCCGCGCTGCGCAACGGCGTGGCCAACGCGGCGTACGCGACGTCCAAGGCGGCGCTGCTCCAGCTGTGCCGGTCCCTCGCCGTCGACTACGGCAAGGACGGCCTGCGCGCCAACACCGTCTGCCCCAGCTGGATACGCACAGAGATGGCCGACCGGCGGATGAACCGGTTCGCCGAGGAGGCCGGGCTCGGGGACGGCGGCGCCGACGCCGCGTACGAAGAGGCGACGCGGCTGGTCCCGGCGGGCCGCCCCGGGCAGCCGGAGGAGGTCGCCGAGGCGATCACCTGGCTGCTCTCGCCCGCCGCCTCCTTCGTCAACGGTGCGACGCTCACCGTCGACGGAGGGGTGACGGCCGTCGATCCCGGAACGGCCGCGTTCGACTTCAGCATTGCGCCGCGCGGCGGGGGCGCGGGCCAGGCCGGGAACGCGGGCCAGGCCGGGAACGCGGGCTAG
- a CDS encoding response regulator transcription factor, which translates to MRVLIVEDEPYLADAIRDGLRLEAIAADIAGDGDTALEMLSINAYDIAVLDRDVPGPSGDEIAQRIVASGSGMPILMLTAADRLDDKASGFELGADDYLTKPFELREVVMRLRALDRRRAHTRPPVREIAGLRLDPFRREVYRDDRYVALTRKQFAVLDVLVAAEGGVVSAEELLERAWDENADPFTNAVRITVSALRKRLGEPWIIATVPGVGYRIDTQPETGPEGGERG; encoded by the coding sequence ATGCGTGTGCTGATTGTCGAGGACGAGCCCTATCTGGCAGATGCCATCCGCGACGGCCTTCGCCTGGAAGCGATCGCCGCCGACATCGCGGGTGACGGCGACACCGCTCTGGAAATGCTGAGCATCAACGCGTACGACATCGCCGTCCTCGACCGCGATGTCCCCGGCCCTTCCGGTGACGAGATCGCCCAACGCATCGTCGCCTCCGGCAGCGGCATGCCGATCCTCATGCTCACCGCGGCCGACCGGCTCGACGACAAGGCCTCCGGGTTCGAACTCGGCGCCGACGACTACCTCACCAAACCGTTCGAGCTTCGAGAGGTCGTCATGCGGCTCAGGGCGCTCGACCGCAGGCGCGCCCACACCCGGCCACCCGTGCGCGAGATCGCGGGCCTGCGCCTTGATCCGTTCCGCCGCGAGGTCTACCGCGACGACCGCTATGTCGCGCTCACCCGGAAGCAGTTCGCCGTGCTCGACGTCCTCGTCGCTGCCGAAGGCGGTGTCGTCAGCGCCGAGGAACTCCTGGAGCGCGCGTGGGACGAGAACGCCGACCCGTTCACCAACGCCGTGCGGATCACCGTCTCGGCACTGCGCAAGCGTCTCGGCGAACCCTGGATCATCGCCACCGTGCCGGGCGTCGGCTACCGCATCGACACGCAGCCGGAGACCGGACCCGAGGGAGGCGAGCGTGGATAG
- a CDS encoding MarR family transcriptional regulator has translation MTTTASTTAPVANARDLALAHYAARGVLEHVLARHGITYQQQIALRAAITADGPQTPDELVAQVRGSLKADPADIRVTLDELLAKRLLAVDGAHLRATDAGRELTAAVGAETAPVSARIWGGIPSDDLVAAGRVLALVTERADAELAALAD, from the coding sequence ATGACCACCACCGCATCCACCACCGCACCTGTCGCCAACGCACGCGACCTCGCCCTGGCCCACTACGCCGCCCGGGGCGTCCTGGAGCACGTCCTTGCCCGGCACGGCATCACGTACCAGCAGCAGATCGCGCTGCGCGCCGCCATCACCGCCGACGGCCCGCAGACGCCGGACGAGCTCGTCGCCCAGGTCCGGGGCTCCCTCAAGGCCGATCCTGCCGACATCCGCGTCACGCTCGACGAACTCCTCGCCAAGCGGCTGCTGGCCGTGGACGGCGCGCACCTTCGCGCCACGGATGCGGGGCGCGAGCTGACCGCCGCCGTCGGCGCGGAGACCGCACCCGTCTCCGCCCGTATCTGGGGCGGAATACCCTCCGACGACCTGGTCGCCGCGGGCCGCGTCCTCGCCCTGGTCACCGAGCGCGCCGACGCGGAGCTCGCGGCACTGGCCGACTGA
- a CDS encoding M15 family metallopeptidase, which yields MTRTPPAARTPNRRIPNRRLRWLLAVGLAVVMAVIAAALVHQVPKLSSSSARSSLSPPLSLDDSSPAVTNLDPGLLKALRQAATAAADDGVEFHVNSGWRSPEHQNQLLREAVSKYGSEEEAARWVATAETSPHVSGDAVDIGRSDATAWLSEHGAEYGLCQIYKNEPWHYELRTDAIDRGCPRMYADPTQDPRMQQ from the coding sequence ATGACTCGAACCCCACCAGCAGCACGAACGCCGAACCGCCGGATACCGAACCGCCGGCTTCGATGGCTCCTTGCCGTCGGCCTGGCAGTCGTCATGGCGGTGATCGCCGCGGCCCTCGTCCACCAGGTGCCGAAGCTCTCGTCCTCCTCGGCCCGCTCGTCGCTCTCCCCTCCCTTGTCCTTAGACGACTCGAGTCCGGCCGTGACCAACCTCGATCCAGGTCTGCTCAAGGCCCTCCGCCAGGCCGCGACGGCCGCCGCGGACGACGGGGTCGAGTTCCACGTCAACAGCGGCTGGCGCTCCCCGGAGCACCAGAATCAGCTCCTTCGCGAGGCGGTCTCCAAGTACGGGTCCGAAGAGGAGGCCGCTCGCTGGGTGGCCACCGCGGAGACGTCGCCGCACGTGTCGGGCGACGCGGTCGACATCGGGCGCTCCGATGCGACGGCGTGGCTGTCCGAGCACGGTGCCGAGTACGGGCTGTGCCAGATCTACAAGAACGAACCCTGGCACTACGAACTGCGCACCGACGCGATCGACCGTGGTTGCCCGCGGATGTACGCCGACCCCACCCAGGACCCGAGGATGCAGCAGTGA
- a CDS encoding HAMP domain-containing sensor histidine kinase: MDRAPGRSVRLKLTLSYAGFLMVAGALLLAAVWVFLLRYVPNRATLINPDDRPDGVFPVRSVLLDVFAPRAAAVLVFLLVFGLVGGWILAGRMLAPLTRITDATRMATHGSLSHRIRLPGRKDEFRELADAFDAMLARLEAHVAEQQRFAANASHELRTPLAISKALLDAARADPDHDTGEVIDRLHTVNTRAIDLTEALLLLSRANQRSFTRERVDLSLMAEEATETLLPLAEKHDVTIETRGDITPTTGSQALLLQLTTNLVHNAIVHNLPEEGAVWVTTTVRPKTVALTVENTGEQLTPQQASALTEPFQRGTERIHTDHAGVGLGLAIVKTIAQAHDGTLTLTPRPTGGIRITVELPAASPHADR, from the coding sequence GTGGATAGGGCACCTGGGCGGAGCGTTCGCCTCAAACTCACCCTCAGCTACGCCGGATTCCTCATGGTGGCAGGCGCCTTGCTGCTCGCGGCGGTGTGGGTGTTCCTCCTGCGGTACGTCCCCAATCGCGCGACGCTCATCAACCCCGACGACAGGCCCGACGGTGTCTTTCCCGTCCGGTCCGTCCTCCTTGACGTCTTCGCTCCGAGGGCGGCCGCCGTACTGGTGTTCCTGCTGGTGTTCGGTCTCGTCGGAGGGTGGATCCTCGCAGGACGCATGCTCGCCCCGCTGACCCGCATCACGGACGCCACCCGCATGGCCACGCACGGATCGCTCTCGCACCGGATCCGGCTGCCGGGCCGCAAGGACGAGTTCCGCGAACTCGCCGACGCCTTCGACGCGATGCTCGCCCGGCTCGAAGCGCACGTCGCCGAGCAACAGAGATTCGCGGCCAACGCCTCGCACGAGCTGCGCACCCCACTGGCGATCTCGAAGGCACTTCTCGACGCGGCCCGCGCCGACCCGGACCACGACACCGGCGAGGTCATCGACCGCCTCCACACCGTCAACACCCGGGCGATCGACCTCACCGAGGCGCTGCTCCTGCTCAGCCGCGCCAACCAACGCTCCTTCACCCGGGAGCGCGTCGACCTGTCCCTCATGGCGGAGGAAGCCACCGAGACACTTCTGCCCCTCGCGGAAAAACACGACGTCACCATCGAGACCCGCGGTGACATCACCCCCACGACCGGATCGCAGGCGCTTCTGCTGCAGCTGACCACGAACCTCGTGCACAACGCGATCGTCCACAACCTGCCGGAAGAGGGCGCCGTGTGGGTCACCACCACCGTCCGCCCCAAGACCGTGGCGCTCACGGTCGAAAACACCGGCGAGCAGCTCACCCCACAGCAGGCCTCAGCACTCACCGAACCGTTCCAGCGCGGGACCGAGCGCATCCACACCGACCACGCGGGCGTCGGCCTCGGTCTGGCGATCGTCAAAACCATCGCCCAGGCACACGACGGCACCCTCACCCTCACCCCACGTCCCACCGGCGGGATCCGCATCACTGTGGAGCTGCCCGCGGCATCCCCGCACGCCGACAGGTGA